The following proteins are encoded in a genomic region of Dokdonia donghaensis DSW-1:
- a CDS encoding DUF4136 domain-containing protein, translating to MRIFLYLIICALLTSCGTTFVDYDYDTKVDFSKLSSYNYDFSEATGLLEFDERRVVKYTDSILQSRGYIKTETNDFFIKITSEEYETSSRNTLGVGVGGGGGTVGVGVSGGIPIGGPERHLKMVVTVYRALGNQPTVWEAISESDIKVNAKPDKRDAHFKKLVEKIFNKFPPEQ from the coding sequence ATGCGGATTTTTTTATACCTCATTATATGTGCGCTACTCACGAGTTGCGGGACAACATTTGTAGACTATGATTATGATACAAAGGTAGACTTCTCAAAGCTCTCCTCTTATAATTATGACTTCTCTGAAGCAACTGGACTGCTGGAATTTGATGAGCGTAGAGTGGTGAAGTATACAGATAGTATACTGCAATCTCGCGGTTATATTAAGACGGAGACTAATGACTTTTTTATAAAAATCACATCAGAAGAGTATGAGACAAGCTCTAGAAACACCTTAGGCGTAGGTGTAGGAGGCGGCGGAGGTACTGTAGGTGTAGGTGTGAGTGGCGGCATACCCATAGGCGGTCCAGAGCGACACCTCAAGATGGTTGTTACTGTTTATAGAGCATTAGGTAATCAACCCACGGTATGGGAGGCTATAAGTGAGAGCGATATTAAAGTAAACGCAAAACCTGATAAACGGGATGCTCATTTTAAAAAGCTTGTAGAAAAAATTTTTAACAAATTTCCGCCAGAGCAGTAA
- a CDS encoding M15 family metallopeptidase → MNRRSFSKLTVLGIVAASLPLTARAAILEMTDRDELLGKGSPLLTKTSTYRLRPEAAIAFEEMKAAALKDGIKFQVVSSYRDYNHQNRIWERKYKRFRESGLSHLATINKIIEYSTIPGTSRHHWGTDIDIVDATPGVTSGLLVPSKFHGSGPFCKFKEWMDVHANSFGFYLVYTDTYDRKGFKYEPWHYSYKALSLDYLKAYQSLDIKSQLQAANLLGSEHFTDTFIERYLKENVGDINPALLP, encoded by the coding sequence ATGAATAGAAGATCATTTTCAAAACTCACAGTACTAGGTATAGTTGCTGCTTCCCTCCCACTTACGGCTAGGGCAGCAATACTGGAGATGACAGACAGAGATGAGCTACTAGGCAAAGGTTCACCTCTGCTCACCAAGACTTCAACTTATAGACTTAGACCAGAAGCCGCCATCGCTTTTGAAGAGATGAAAGCCGCTGCTCTTAAAGATGGTATAAAATTTCAAGTAGTGTCAAGCTACAGAGACTATAATCATCAAAACAGAATATGGGAACGTAAGTATAAACGCTTTCGCGAAAGCGGTCTAAGCCACCTTGCAACCATCAATAAAATTATTGAGTACTCTACCATACCTGGCACCTCAAGGCATCACTGGGGGACAGATATAGATATTGTAGACGCCACACCAGGAGTTACTAGCGGATTACTGGTTCCGTCAAAATTTCACGGAAGTGGTCCCTTCTGTAAGTTTAAAGAATGGATGGATGTACACGCAAATAGTTTTGGCTTTTACCTAGTCTACACAGACACTTATGACAGAAAAGGTTTTAAATATGAGCCCTGGCATTATAGCTATAAAGCACTCTCACTAGATTACCTCAAAGCATATCAATCGCTGGATATAAAGTCGCAATTACAAGCTGCAAACTTACTAGGAAGTGAGCACTTTACAGACACTTTTATAGAGCGCTATCTTAAGGAAAATGTAGGTGACATAAATCCTGCGCTACTGCCTTAG
- a CDS encoding GNAT family N-acetyltransferase: MNIQHKEREDRGVFYMKGDNGIISELAYSKDRDSVITIDHTETKIPEEGKGFASRLVAHTVDFARERGLKINPLCPFAEVQFDRNPDYKDVLA; the protein is encoded by the coding sequence ATGAATATCCAGCATAAAGAAAGAGAAGATAGAGGTGTTTTTTATATGAAGGGAGATAATGGTATCATCTCAGAACTCGCTTACTCAAAAGATAGAGATTCAGTAATCACGATAGACCACACAGAAACCAAAATACCAGAAGAAGGCAAAGGATTTGCATCAAGGCTTGTGGCTCACACTGTTGATTTTGCAAGAGAGAGAGGGTTAAAAATAAATCCACTTTGCCCCTTTGCCGAAGTTCAATTTGATCGTAACCCAGATTATAAAGATGTACTGGCATAA
- a CDS encoding tetratricopeptide repeat protein: MMKKWFIILLFPVALCAQNGSDNAFAKAETYFKQSKYKLAKPLFLNYLKTHPKDPQTLEYLGDIEGYAKNWDGAIPYYENLVEKYPNNANYHYKYGGVLGMKALAVNKLRAATMIGDIKEQFETAATLDPSHIEARWALVEFYIQIPGIIGGSEAKARKYADQLLDISKVDGYLAHGYIAEYNDKPKQAEYNYIKAVEIGGSVTCYAKLQEHYEKNNEPQKAFETAYEAQQKHAQENRLQYQLGKVAGQYGIGLDQGITGLHHYIKYHSAADGVPKDWAYLRLAQIYKHKGDKEKAEQWINKALASRSDFKEALQERKAIMNL, translated from the coding sequence ATGATGAAAAAGTGGTTTATTATTCTATTGTTTCCTGTAGCGCTTTGTGCTCAGAATGGGAGTGATAACGCTTTCGCGAAAGCGGAAACCTATTTTAAACAATCTAAGTACAAACTTGCAAAGCCGCTCTTTTTAAATTATTTAAAAACACATCCTAAAGACCCTCAAACTCTAGAATATCTAGGAGATATAGAAGGATATGCAAAAAACTGGGATGGAGCAATTCCTTATTACGAAAACCTAGTAGAAAAGTATCCAAACAACGCAAACTATCATTATAAATATGGGGGTGTACTGGGTATGAAAGCGCTCGCTGTAAACAAGCTGAGAGCTGCTACAATGATAGGAGACATAAAAGAACAATTTGAAACTGCAGCGACACTAGATCCATCACATATAGAAGCACGCTGGGCTCTTGTAGAATTTTATATTCAAATACCAGGTATAATAGGCGGTAGCGAGGCAAAAGCAAGAAAATATGCAGACCAGCTACTAGATATCTCAAAAGTAGATGGATATCTCGCTCACGGCTATATTGCAGAGTATAATGATAAACCTAAGCAAGCAGAGTACAATTATATAAAAGCTGTTGAGATAGGTGGTTCTGTTACTTGTTATGCAAAATTACAAGAGCATTATGAGAAGAATAATGAACCACAAAAAGCCTTTGAAACGGCTTATGAGGCACAACAAAAACACGCCCAAGAAAACAGGTTGCAGTATCAGCTAGGTAAGGTGGCTGGACAGTACGGTATAGGGCTTGATCAAGGTATTACAGGTTTACATCATTATATAAAATACCACTCTGCGGCAGATGGTGTACCTAAAGATTGGGCATACCTACGTCTTGCTCAAATCTACAAGCATAAAGGTGATAAAGAAAAAGCAGAGCAGTGGATTAATAAAGCACTTGCTAGTAGGTCAGATTTTAAAGAGGCTCTGCAAGAGCGCAAAGCCATTATGAATTTATAA
- a CDS encoding 5-(carboxyamino)imidazole ribonucleotide synthase — translation MKNYFSSQFKLGILGGGQLGKMMLYDTRKYDIQTYVLDPSNEAPSKVACNHFTQGSLMDYETVLNFGRKVDVLTFEIESVNIDALETLEKEGIKVYPQPSVLRNIQDKGVQKDFYKKHNIPTASYEKYAFAKAVKESPQWLDNLPFIWKSCTGGYDGKGVSVVRTASDLDTLPEVPCIAEKMIPFKNELAVIVARNVSGEVKTYPVVEMEFHPEANQVEYVICPARIDETVAQKARDIAEKVSNAFGHVGLLAVEMFQTENDEILVNEVAPRPHNSGHYSIEGSFTNQFEQHLRAILDLPLGNTDSKVASVMVNLVGDEGYTGPVKYENIEHIMGMDGVTPHIYGKKETRPFRKMGHVTIVDHNIEKARTVAEKVKGSIKVIAQ, via the coding sequence ATGAAAAATTACTTCTCTTCTCAATTTAAATTAGGCATCTTAGGTGGTGGTCAACTAGGTAAAATGATGCTTTACGACACCCGCAAGTACGACATACAGACCTACGTACTAGACCCCAGTAATGAGGCTCCCAGTAAAGTTGCCTGTAACCATTTTACACAAGGTAGTCTTATGGATTATGAGACGGTACTTAACTTTGGCCGTAAGGTAGATGTGCTCACCTTTGAGATTGAGAGTGTAAATATAGATGCTCTCGAAACTTTAGAAAAAGAAGGCATAAAGGTATACCCTCAGCCTTCGGTTTTACGTAATATACAAGATAAGGGAGTTCAAAAAGATTTTTATAAAAAGCACAACATCCCGACGGCAAGTTATGAGAAGTACGCTTTCGCGAAAGCGGTAAAAGAATCTCCACAATGGCTAGACAATCTGCCATTTATTTGGAAATCTTGTACAGGAGGCTATGATGGCAAAGGGGTATCTGTAGTGCGCACCGCAAGTGATCTCGACACTTTACCAGAAGTACCTTGCATAGCCGAAAAGATGATCCCATTTAAAAATGAGCTGGCCGTAATAGTAGCTCGCAATGTATCTGGAGAGGTTAAAACCTACCCTGTGGTAGAGATGGAGTTTCATCCAGAGGCAAACCAAGTGGAGTATGTTATCTGCCCAGCTCGTATAGATGAGACCGTAGCTCAAAAAGCACGAGATATTGCAGAGAAGGTTTCTAATGCCTTTGGTCACGTGGGCTTACTTGCTGTAGAAATGTTTCAGACAGAAAATGATGAAATTCTTGTAAATGAAGTAGCTCCAAGACCACATAATAGTGGTCACTACAGTATAGAAGGAAGTTTTACAAACCAGTTTGAGCAGCATCTCAGAGCCATTTTAGATCTACCGCTAGGCAATACAGATAGTAAAGTTGCTTCTGTAATGGTAAATCTAGTAGGAGATGAAGGCTATACTGGCCCAGTAAAATATGAAAACATAGAGCATATAATGGGTATGGACGGGGTAACCCCTCATATTTATGGTAAAAAGGAGACGCGCCCTTTTAGAAAAATGGGTCACGTAACTATTGTAGATCACAATATAGAAAAAGCAAGAACTGTAGCCGAAAAGGTAAAAGGAAGCATAAAAGTAATCGCACAATAA
- a CDS encoding GNAT family N-acetyltransferase, with protein sequence MTVLETKRLYLKPFTSQDAENLYALNTNLEVIKYTGDAPFKNIEEAQAFIKNYITTVYHKAHTTTQTGLGRYAVTRKSDNIFLGWCGLKFNQDNRQVDLGFRFFEKYWNQGYATEASEACISYAFKELNLPYIIARTHNNNTASQKVLKKLNFVFVNNITHHDMPTRLYHLKNDAYQLKEINAKETWPVRHPVLRKGRPLEDVYMEADEQASTFHLGMFHNNDIIGVASFMDDSHEGFTGAQFRLRGMAVLPEYRRKGIAELLLKRGETLLKEKGKTLLWFNARVVALQFYKNLGYQVDGTLFDIPKVGPHYRMKKQLL encoded by the coding sequence ATGACTGTGCTCGAGACAAAACGTTTGTATCTTAAACCATTTACATCACAAGATGCAGAAAACCTTTACGCCCTTAATACAAATCTAGAGGTAATTAAATATACAGGTGATGCTCCTTTTAAAAACATAGAAGAAGCACAAGCCTTTATAAAAAACTATATTACAACAGTCTACCACAAAGCTCATACTACGACTCAAACAGGTTTAGGGAGGTATGCAGTAACACGCAAGAGTGACAATATTTTTTTAGGTTGGTGTGGCCTTAAGTTTAATCAAGATAATCGCCAGGTAGATCTAGGCTTTAGGTTTTTTGAAAAGTACTGGAATCAAGGCTATGCAACCGAGGCTAGTGAAGCCTGCATAAGCTATGCTTTTAAAGAACTTAACCTACCCTATATAATAGCGAGAACTCATAACAACAATACCGCTTCTCAAAAGGTTTTAAAAAAGCTAAACTTTGTTTTTGTAAACAATATCACACATCACGATATGCCTACCAGGTTATATCATCTTAAAAATGATGCTTATCAACTCAAAGAAATAAACGCCAAAGAAACCTGGCCCGTACGGCATCCAGTTTTGAGAAAAGGGCGCCCATTAGAAGATGTCTATATGGAGGCAGATGAGCAGGCAAGTACCTTTCACCTGGGTATGTTTCATAATAATGACATTATAGGCGTTGCGAGTTTTATGGATGACAGTCACGAGGGCTTTACTGGCGCACAATTTAGACTAAGAGGAATGGCGGTTTTACCAGAATATAGAAGAAAAGGCATTGCAGAACTCCTATTAAAAAGAGGTGAGACGCTACTTAAAGAAAAAGGTAAAACACTACTATGGTTTAATGCCCGAGTTGTTGCTTTACAGTTTTATAAAAACCTAGGTTATCAAGTAGATGGCACCTTGTTTGATATTCCTAAAGTAGGACCTCATTATAGAATGAAAAAGCAGCTCTTATGA
- a CDS encoding glycosyltransferase codes for MNVLVISTVWVEPTSSAAGSRMLQLLTIFKEKGWNVTYASTAGASQNAISLSDFGIETATIQLNDDSFNAFAKAYNPTIVLFDRFMAEEQFGWRIDQACPDALKILDTEDLHSLRKARAQAVKEERVFEHKDLISDIAKREIASIYRCDLTLMISTVEMELLKTTFNVPASLLFYIPFLVPKITSDFVPYNERKHFVAIGNFIHLPNWDATLELKKHIWPNIRKQLPQAEMHIYGAYMPEKALQLHNPKEGFLVKGRAESAHQVIRNARVLLAPLRYGAGLKGKFIDAMQCGTPSVTTEIGAEGMGQNLDWSGSVNDDYDAFVKAAVSLYGNELKWQKAQENGVRMINTNFQKDTYASLLTDTLQHLIDNLIMHRAANFTGQMLQHHTMRSTLFMSKWIAEKNKKE; via the coding sequence AATGTTACCTATGCAAGTACAGCGGGAGCTTCACAAAATGCAATCTCGCTTAGCGATTTTGGGATTGAGACCGCAACGATACAGCTTAACGATGATTCTTTTAACGCTTTCGCGAAAGCGTACAACCCCACCATCGTACTCTTTGATAGATTTATGGCAGAGGAGCAATTTGGTTGGCGAATAGACCAAGCGTGTCCAGATGCATTAAAAATACTAGACACCGAAGATCTGCACAGCCTAAGAAAAGCAAGAGCGCAAGCCGTAAAAGAAGAGCGAGTTTTCGAACACAAGGACTTAATTTCTGACATCGCAAAAAGGGAGATAGCCTCCATTTACAGATGTGATCTCACCTTGATGATCTCAACAGTAGAGATGGAATTGCTTAAAACTACTTTTAACGTACCAGCATCTTTACTCTTTTATATCCCCTTTTTAGTGCCTAAAATCACTAGTGACTTTGTTCCTTATAATGAGCGTAAGCATTTTGTGGCAATAGGTAATTTTATACACCTGCCTAACTGGGATGCGACTCTTGAACTTAAGAAACACATCTGGCCAAACATACGTAAGCAGTTACCACAAGCCGAGATGCACATCTACGGTGCTTATATGCCAGAGAAGGCATTACAGCTGCATAATCCCAAAGAAGGATTTTTGGTAAAAGGAAGAGCAGAGAGTGCTCACCAGGTGATAAGAAATGCCAGAGTTTTACTAGCGCCGCTTAGGTATGGGGCTGGTCTTAAAGGTAAATTTATAGATGCGATGCAATGTGGTACCCCATCTGTAACAACAGAGATAGGTGCAGAGGGAATGGGGCAAAACCTAGACTGGTCAGGCAGTGTAAATGATGATTATGATGCATTTGTCAAAGCTGCAGTCTCCCTGTATGGTAACGAGTTAAAATGGCAAAAAGCTCAAGAAAATGGCGTAAGGATGATTAATACCAATTTTCAAAAAGATACTTATGCCAGCCTGCTTACAGATACATTACAGCACCTGATAGATAATTTGATTATGCATCGTGCTGCAAACTTTACAGGCCAGATGTTACAACATCACACAATGCGTAGCACACTTTTTATGTCAAAATGGATAGCAGAAAAAAACAAAAAGGAGTAA
- the obgE gene encoding GTPase ObgE: protein MTEGNFVDYVKIHTTSGNGGSGSAHLHREKFIEKGGPDGGDGGRGGHIIVRGNSNLWTLIHLKFKRHLRAGHGGNGAKSRSTGLDGEDTYIDVPLGTTIKDTETDKVLFEITEDGQEFIAAEGGMGGRGNWHFKSSTNQTPRYAQPGIDGYEVSLTLELKVLADVGLVGFPNVGKSTLLASITAAKPKIANYEFTTLKPNLGIVEYRDYRSFVMADIPGIIEGASEGRGIGHRFLRHIERNSTLLFMIPADADSISEQYEILLNELKKYNPEMLDKSRMIAITKSDMLDDELKGELSEELDRELPIPYLFISAVAQQGLVELKDALWKMMNE, encoded by the coding sequence ATGACTGAAGGAAATTTTGTAGACTATGTAAAGATTCACACAACCTCTGGTAATGGAGGATCTGGATCTGCGCACTTACACCGCGAAAAGTTTATAGAAAAAGGAGGCCCAGACGGGGGTGATGGTGGTCGTGGTGGACATATTATAGTGCGAGGTAACTCAAACTTATGGACACTTATACACCTTAAATTTAAACGTCACTTGAGAGCTGGTCACGGAGGTAATGGTGCAAAGTCAAGATCTACTGGCCTAGATGGAGAAGATACCTATATAGACGTGCCTCTAGGTACCACCATAAAAGATACAGAGACAGATAAAGTCTTGTTTGAAATCACAGAGGATGGTCAAGAGTTTATCGCTGCCGAAGGTGGTATGGGAGGTCGTGGTAACTGGCACTTTAAAAGTAGTACTAACCAGACACCTAGATATGCACAACCAGGTATAGATGGTTATGAAGTCTCACTTACTTTGGAGCTTAAAGTTCTGGCAGACGTAGGTCTGGTAGGTTTTCCTAATGTAGGGAAGTCTACATTACTAGCATCTATCACAGCGGCCAAACCAAAAATCGCAAATTACGAGTTTACCACTCTTAAGCCTAATTTGGGTATTGTAGAGTATCGCGATTACAGGTCATTTGTAATGGCAGATATACCAGGTATTATAGAAGGAGCCTCAGAGGGTAGAGGGATAGGTCACCGGTTTTTACGCCACATAGAGCGTAACTCTACATTGCTCTTTATGATTCCGGCAGATGCAGATAGTATTTCAGAACAATATGAGATTTTGCTCAATGAGCTCAAAAAGTATAATCCAGAAATGCTCGACAAGAGTAGAATGATTGCTATTACAAAGAGTGATATGCTGGATGATGAGCTTAAGGGAGAGCTTTCTGAAGAGCTTGATAGAGAACTTCCTATTCCCTATTTATTTATCTCTGCGGTTGCACAACAAGGTCTTGTAGAACTTAAAGACGCCCTGTGGAAAATGATGAATGAGTAG
- a CDS encoding M3 family metallopeptidase — MSLTSNPLLQDFNEAPFNTIKDEHFKPAFIEAIQINRNEIDAITNNTEAPTFQNTIASLDYSGQQLDRISSVFFNLNSAETSEAIQKIAQEVSPLLTAFSNDVTLNETLFERIKSIYAQKDDLDLSVEEKTLLEKKYKSFARNGANLPEDKKSRLREIDTALAKLKLSFGENILAETNSYELHLTNEEDLAGVPASAKEAFAAEAASRNKEGWVVTLDYPSYIPFMKYADYRELRKELSLAFGSKAFKGNEYDNQKNVIEIVNLRHERAQLLGYDTHAHFVLEERMAQTPAKVKDFLNELLEKAKPAAEREFAQLENFAKAQDGIDTLQKWDGAYYSEKLKKELFNLDDEQLKPYFKLENVINGVFEVATRLFGLQFEQVTDVDVYHKDVKTYRVTDVDGNYISLFYADFHPRKGKRGGAWMTSFKGQKIENGVNERPHISNVCNFTPSTPSKPSLLTFNEVTTLFHEFGHGLHGMLANTTYPSLSGTSVYWDFVELPSQVLENWCYEKEALELFATHYETGEVIPMELVQKIKDAATFQEGMQTLRQLSFGLLDMSWHGQDPSNITDVKAFEKEAFGNTALYPDTPETCMSTAFAHIFQGGYSSGYYSYKWAEVLDADAFEYFKEQGIFNKEVATKFKDHVLSKGGTEDPMTLYKRFRGQEPKPEALLKRAGLID; from the coding sequence ATGTCACTTACATCTAATCCACTTTTACAAGACTTTAATGAAGCTCCATTTAATACTATTAAGGACGAGCACTTTAAGCCAGCCTTTATAGAAGCGATACAAATAAATCGTAATGAGATAGATGCTATTACAAATAACACTGAGGCACCTACCTTTCAAAATACGATTGCTTCTCTTGACTATTCTGGACAACAACTAGATCGTATTTCTAGTGTATTTTTTAACCTTAATAGCGCAGAGACCTCTGAGGCTATTCAAAAAATAGCACAAGAAGTATCGCCACTTCTTACCGCTTTTAGCAATGATGTTACTCTCAACGAGACACTGTTTGAGCGTATTAAAAGTATATACGCCCAGAAAGATGATTTGGATCTTTCTGTAGAAGAAAAAACGTTGCTAGAAAAAAAATATAAAAGTTTTGCTCGTAATGGAGCAAACCTACCTGAAGATAAAAAATCACGCTTACGCGAAATTGATACAGCTCTCGCAAAATTAAAACTCAGTTTTGGCGAAAATATCTTGGCAGAAACAAACAGCTACGAGCTTCACCTCACAAATGAAGAAGATCTTGCTGGAGTCCCTGCAAGTGCAAAAGAAGCCTTTGCAGCAGAAGCAGCTTCTAGAAATAAAGAAGGCTGGGTAGTAACACTTGACTACCCTAGCTACATTCCCTTTATGAAATATGCAGATTATCGTGAGCTACGTAAAGAGCTTTCTCTTGCCTTTGGCAGTAAAGCCTTTAAAGGTAATGAGTACGATAATCAAAAAAACGTCATTGAGATTGTAAACCTACGTCACGAGCGTGCACAGCTACTAGGTTATGACACGCACGCCCATTTTGTACTTGAAGAACGTATGGCACAAACGCCAGCTAAGGTTAAAGATTTTCTAAACGAACTCTTAGAAAAAGCAAAACCTGCAGCAGAGAGAGAGTTTGCACAATTAGAAAATTTTGCAAAAGCACAAGATGGTATAGACACACTTCAAAAATGGGATGGTGCTTATTATTCTGAAAAACTAAAGAAAGAACTCTTTAACCTTGATGACGAGCAACTCAAACCTTACTTTAAATTAGAAAATGTAATAAATGGTGTGTTTGAAGTAGCAACACGTCTCTTTGGGCTGCAGTTTGAGCAGGTAACAGATGTAGATGTATATCACAAGGATGTAAAAACCTATAGAGTTACAGATGTAGATGGTAATTATATCTCTCTTTTTTATGCAGATTTTCACCCAAGAAAAGGAAAACGTGGTGGCGCCTGGATGACCTCTTTTAAAGGTCAAAAAATTGAGAATGGAGTAAATGAGCGACCACACATATCTAACGTCTGCAACTTCACTCCATCTACACCTAGCAAGCCATCCCTACTTACTTTTAATGAAGTTACCACCCTTTTTCACGAGTTTGGTCACGGGTTACACGGTATGCTAGCAAACACTACCTACCCTAGCCTATCTGGAACTTCTGTATACTGGGACTTTGTAGAGTTACCTAGCCAAGTGCTAGAAAACTGGTGTTATGAAAAAGAAGCTCTAGAGCTCTTTGCAACACATTATGAAACTGGTGAAGTAATACCTATGGAGCTTGTTCAAAAAATAAAAGACGCAGCAACATTTCAAGAAGGAATGCAAACATTGAGACAACTTAGCTTTGGGTTACTAGATATGTCGTGGCACGGGCAAGACCCAAGCAATATAACAGATGTAAAAGCTTTTGAAAAAGAAGCCTTTGGCAACACTGCCTTGTATCCAGACACTCCAGAGACCTGTATGAGTACAGCCTTTGCTCACATTTTTCAAGGAGGTTACTCATCTGGATATTATAGTTACAAATGGGCAGAAGTACTAGATGCAGATGCTTTTGAATATTTTAAAGAACAAGGGATATTTAATAAAGAAGTGGCAACTAAATTTAAGGACCACGTACTCTCAAAAGGAGGAACTGAGGACCCTATGACACTCTATAAACGTTTTAGAGGTCAAGAACCTAAACCAGAAGCACTACTCAAAAGAGCAGGACTTATAGATTAA
- the purE gene encoding 5-(carboxyamino)imidazole ribonucleotide mutase gives MKVGIIMGSTSDLPVMQEAIDFLKEMDIDIEVDIVSAHRTPDKLFDYSKNAHTRGINVIIAGAGGAAHLPGMVASLSPLPVIGVPVKSRNSIDGWDSVLSILQMPGGVPVATVALDGAKNAGILAAQILGARDTELQDKMLAYKEGLKQKVIEGAKSIK, from the coding sequence ATGAAAGTAGGAATCATAATGGGAAGCACGAGTGACCTCCCAGTAATGCAAGAAGCTATAGACTTCTTAAAAGAGATGGATATCGATATAGAGGTAGACATCGTAAGTGCACACCGCACACCAGATAAACTTTTTGATTATAGTAAAAATGCACATACGCGTGGCATAAATGTAATTATAGCTGGTGCTGGTGGCGCTGCTCACCTCCCAGGTATGGTTGCTTCTTTATCACCATTACCAGTGATAGGCGTACCAGTTAAGTCTCGCAACTCTATAGATGGATGGGACTCTGTGCTCTCTATATTACAAATGCCAGGAGGAGTACCTGTCGCAACAGTGGCACTAGATGGCGCAAAAAATGCTGGAATACTTGCAGCACAAATTCTAGGCGCAAGAGATACCGAACTACAAGATAAAATGCTTGCCTATAAAGAAGGCCTCAAGCAAAAAGTTATAGAAGGCGCAAAAAGCATAAAATAA
- a CDS encoding adenylate kinase: MKNTITLHDLTFEKSISKTDVQHAVNGVAVRLNEDYRGKRPVFLTVLNGAFLFSAELIKKFDHECEMSFIKVASYDGTQQSDEIHTVMGAEPSLKGRDVIVVEDIVDSGNTIETIIKILEQEEVASYRIASLLYKPEAYKKPYKVDYIGLEISNDFVVGFGLDYNGLGRNLTSIYKLKKTHMTNLVLFGPPGAGKGTQAEVLKEKYDLVHISTGDVFRYNIKNATELGTLAKSYIDKGQLVPDTVTIDMLSAEVEKNADAKGFIFDGFPRTEAQADALATLLASKNTEVAGMVALEVDDEVLVQRLLERGKTSGRADDADEDVIRNRIKVYYAETAILKGYYEKQDKYHGVDGVGSIEEITARLSDVIDTL; encoded by the coding sequence ATGAAAAATACAATTACACTTCACGACCTAACGTTTGAAAAATCTATTTCAAAAACAGATGTGCAACACGCTGTAAATGGTGTGGCTGTGCGTCTTAATGAAGATTACAGAGGCAAGCGACCAGTGTTTCTTACAGTGCTTAATGGTGCTTTTTTATTTAGTGCAGAGCTCATAAAAAAGTTTGACCACGAGTGCGAGATGAGCTTTATCAAGGTGGCTAGTTATGATGGAACACAGCAAAGCGATGAGATTCATACCGTAATGGGGGCAGAGCCATCACTAAAAGGACGAGATGTAATCGTAGTAGAAGATATAGTAGACTCTGGTAATACCATAGAGACTATTATAAAAATACTTGAACAAGAAGAGGTGGCGTCATATCGTATAGCCTCACTTTTATATAAACCAGAAGCTTATAAGAAACCGTATAAGGTAGATTATATAGGCCTGGAAATTTCTAATGATTTTGTGGTAGGGTTTGGTCTAGATTATAATGGTCTAGGGCGTAACCTCACATCAATATATAAACTTAAAAAAACTCATATGACCAATCTGGTTTTATTTGGCCCTCCAGGTGCCGGTAAAGGAACACAAGCCGAAGTTTTAAAAGAGAAGTATGACCTAGTACATATAAGTACTGGTGATGTTTTTAGATACAACATAAAAAACGCTACAGAACTTGGAACACTGGCAAAGTCTTATATAGACAAAGGTCAGTTAGTGCCAGATACTGTTACGATAGATATGCTTAGTGCAGAGGTAGAGAAAAATGCAGATGCAAAAGGATTTATTTTTGACGGTTTTCCACGTACAGAAGCTCAGGCAGATGCTCTTGCAACATTACTAGCTTCAAAAAATACAGAGGTTGCAGGTATGGTTGCATTAGAGGTAGATGATGAGGTGCTTGTACAGCGATTACTTGAGCGTGGTAAAACTTCTGGTCGTGCAGATGATGCAGATGAGGATGTGATACGTAATCGTATAAAAGTATATTATGCAGAGACAGCAATCTTAAAAGGATACTACGAGAAGCAAGATAAGTACCACGGAGTAGATGGGGTAGGTAGTATAGAAGAGATTACTGCAAGATTAAGTGACGTGATTGACACGTTATAG